One part of the Bacillus sp. FJAT-45350 genome encodes these proteins:
- the acnA gene encoding aconitate hydratase AcnA: MAKDIFNARSSFTVNGKTINYYSLKALEDAGVGNVTKLPYSVKVLLESVLRQQDGFVIKQEHVENLAKWGTSELQNIDVPFKPSRVIFQDFTGVPCVVDLAALRKAMADLGGDPQQINPEIPVDLVIDHSVQVDKAGTADSLDFNMDLEFARNEERYEFLSWAQKAFDNYRAVPPATGIVHQVNLEYLANIVLTGEKDGETVAYPDSVFGTDSHTTMINGIGVLGWGVGGIEAEAAMLGQPSYFPVPEVIGVKLTGSLPSGTTATDVALKVTQVLREKKVVGKFVEFFGPGLAEMPLADRATISNMAPEYGATCGFFPIDEEALNYMRLTGRTEEQINIVEEYCKANSLFYVAGETPDPVFTDVVELDLSEIEANLSGPKRPQDLVPLSKMQESFRNAVVAPQGTQGLGLSEEEFNKEVNVKLASGNDTTMKTGAIAIAAITSCTNTSNPYVLVGAGLVAKKAVELGMEVPEYVKTSLAPGSKVVTGYLRDSGLLPYLEKMGYNIVGYGCTTCIGNSGPLADEIEKAIAENDLTVTSVLSGNRNFEGRIHPLVKANYLASPPLVVAYSLAGTVDIDLRNDPIGKDKDGKDVFFNDIWPTAEEISAVVEKSVTPELFRKEYENVFDSNLRWNEINTTDDALYKWDEDSTYIANPPYFEGLSEEPGEVKPLSGLRVMGKFGDTVTTDHISPAGSFSKETPAGKYLVGKGVEPKDFNSYGSRRGHHEVMMRGTFANIRIRNQVAPGTEGGFTTYWPTGEIMPIYDAAMKYKEDGTGLAVLAGKDYGMGSSRDWAAKGTNLLGVKTVIAESYERIHRSNLVLMGVLPLQFKEGESAETLGLSGEETFEVAVTNDVQPRDMVKVTATAKDGKKTEFEVLTRFDSEVEIEYYRHGGILPMILRKKLNEAKTKA, encoded by the coding sequence ATGGCAAAAGATATTTTTAATGCACGTTCATCTTTTACAGTGAACGGAAAAACAATCAATTACTATAGTTTAAAAGCACTAGAAGACGCAGGTGTAGGTAATGTAACGAAGCTTCCTTATTCAGTTAAGGTACTTTTAGAATCTGTACTACGTCAACAAGACGGTTTTGTAATCAAACAAGAGCATGTTGAAAACTTAGCTAAATGGGGAACTTCAGAATTACAAAACATTGATGTTCCATTTAAACCATCGCGTGTAATCTTCCAGGACTTCACAGGTGTACCTTGTGTAGTTGACCTTGCTGCACTTCGTAAAGCAATGGCTGACCTTGGTGGAGACCCACAACAAATTAACCCTGAAATTCCAGTTGATCTAGTTATTGACCACTCTGTACAAGTTGATAAAGCAGGTACAGCGGATTCATTAGATTTCAACATGGATCTTGAGTTTGCTCGTAACGAAGAGCGTTATGAGTTCTTAAGCTGGGCTCAAAAAGCATTTGATAACTACCGTGCTGTTCCACCAGCAACAGGTATCGTTCACCAAGTTAACCTTGAGTACTTAGCTAACATCGTACTTACTGGTGAGAAAGATGGCGAAACAGTTGCATACCCAGATTCAGTATTTGGTACTGACTCACATACAACAATGATCAATGGTATTGGTGTACTTGGATGGGGTGTAGGTGGTATCGAAGCGGAAGCTGCTATGCTTGGACAACCTTCATACTTCCCAGTTCCAGAAGTTATCGGTGTTAAATTAACTGGTAGTCTTCCAAGTGGAACAACTGCAACAGATGTTGCGTTAAAAGTTACTCAAGTATTACGTGAAAAGAAAGTAGTAGGAAAATTCGTTGAATTCTTCGGTCCAGGACTTGCAGAAATGCCTTTAGCTGACCGTGCTACTATTTCAAATATGGCTCCAGAATATGGTGCGACATGTGGTTTCTTCCCTATTGATGAAGAAGCACTTAACTACATGCGCTTAACAGGTCGTACTGAAGAGCAAATTAATATCGTTGAAGAATACTGTAAAGCTAACAGCTTATTCTACGTTGCTGGTGAAACTCCAGACCCAGTATTTACAGATGTTGTTGAATTAGATCTTTCTGAAATTGAAGCTAACCTTTCTGGTCCTAAGCGTCCACAAGACCTTGTTCCACTTTCTAAAATGCAGGAATCTTTCCGTAATGCAGTAGTGGCTCCACAAGGAACTCAAGGTTTAGGTTTAAGCGAAGAAGAGTTCAACAAAGAAGTAAATGTGAAGCTTGCTAGCGGTAATGATACGACAATGAAAACAGGTGCTATCGCTATCGCGGCTATCACAAGCTGTACAAACACGTCTAACCCTTACGTTCTTGTAGGTGCTGGGCTTGTTGCGAAAAAAGCTGTTGAATTAGGTATGGAAGTACCTGAGTATGTTAAGACTTCACTTGCTCCTGGTTCAAAAGTAGTAACAGGTTACTTACGTGATTCTGGTCTACTTCCTTACTTAGAGAAAATGGGTTACAACATCGTTGGTTATGGTTGTACGACTTGTATCGGTAACTCAGGACCTTTAGCTGATGAAATCGAAAAAGCAATCGCTGAAAATGACTTAACAGTTACATCTGTACTTTCAGGTAACCGTAACTTTGAAGGTCGTATTCACCCATTAGTGAAAGCTAACTACTTAGCTTCACCTCCATTAGTTGTAGCTTACTCTTTAGCTGGAACTGTAGATATTGACTTAAGAAACGACCCAATCGGAAAAGATAAAGATGGTAAAGACGTATTCTTCAATGACATCTGGCCAACTGCTGAAGAAATTTCTGCTGTTGTTGAAAAATCTGTTACACCTGAATTATTCCGTAAAGAATATGAGAACGTATTTGATAGTAACCTACGTTGGAATGAGATCAACACTACTGACGATGCTCTTTACAAATGGGATGAGGATTCTACTTACATTGCTAATCCTCCATACTTCGAAGGACTTTCTGAAGAGCCAGGAGAAGTTAAACCTTTATCTGGATTACGTGTTATGGGTAAATTTGGTGATACAGTTACAACTGACCATATTTCTCCAGCAGGTTCATTCTCTAAAGAAACTCCAGCAGGTAAATACCTAGTTGGTAAAGGTGTTGAGCCTAAAGACTTCAACTCATACGGTTCTCGTCGTGGACACCACGAAGTAATGATGCGTGGTACGTTTGCTAACATCCGTATCCGTAACCAAGTTGCACCTGGTACAGAAGGTGGATTCACTACGTACTGGCCAACTGGCGAAATCATGCCAATCTATGATGCAGCAATGAAGTACAAAGAAGATGGTACTGGACTTGCGGTTCTAGCTGGTAAAGATTACGGTATGGGAAGTTCTCGTGACTGGGCTGCTAAAGGTACAAACCTTCTTGGCGTTAAGACAGTTATCGCAGAAAGCTATGAGCGTATTCACCGTTCTAACCTAGTATTAATGGGCGTTCTTCCTCTTCAATTTAAAGAGGGTGAAAGTGCTGAAACTCTAGGTCTATCTGGAGAAGAAACGTTCGAAGTAGCAGTAACAAACGATGTTCAACCTCGTGATATGGTTAAAGTTACTGCAACTGCTAAAGACGGCAAGAAAACAGAATTCGAAGTTCTAACTCGCTTTGATAGTGAAGTTGAAATCGAGTACTACCGTCATGGAGGAATCTTACCAATGATCCTTCGTAAGAAATTAAATGAAGCAAAAACAAAAGCATAA
- the phnE gene encoding phosphonate ABC transporter, permease protein PhnE, giving the protein MIWFKKRYLVYLFLIIIFTWWSMYMTGFDIRRFAQFGNAIDIVKNRFFPVEWSLFPRLLRESLVTLAMAFLGTFIALLIALPISFMAARNTSRHPFFFGLTRSSLSGLRSIPEIVFGLILVAALGLGPFPAVLAILLHNIGVLGKLLSELVEAADEGPQEAMKAVGASRWVAVVFSILPQIWPNVLSHYFYRFEVAIRTSLILGFIGGGGLGQQLFNHFSSLYYQAVALDILMIMALVILVDFIGGFVRKRVI; this is encoded by the coding sequence ATGATTTGGTTTAAAAAGCGATATTTAGTATATCTTTTCTTAATTATTATTTTTACGTGGTGGAGCATGTATATGACCGGGTTTGATATTAGACGCTTTGCCCAGTTTGGTAATGCGATTGATATCGTAAAAAATCGTTTCTTTCCTGTCGAATGGTCATTATTCCCACGATTATTGAGAGAAAGCTTAGTGACATTGGCAATGGCTTTTCTTGGGACGTTTATTGCCTTACTTATCGCTTTACCAATAAGCTTTATGGCGGCTCGTAATACGAGTCGTCATCCCTTTTTCTTTGGTTTAACTAGGTCAAGTTTAAGCGGTCTCCGTTCAATACCAGAAATTGTTTTTGGTCTAATTTTAGTGGCGGCATTAGGGTTAGGTCCATTTCCAGCGGTATTGGCAATACTTTTACATAATATTGGTGTACTAGGTAAGCTATTATCCGAGTTAGTTGAGGCAGCAGATGAAGGACCACAAGAGGCGATGAAAGCTGTTGGTGCATCAAGATGGGTTGCTGTTGTTTTCTCAATTCTTCCTCAAATATGGCCTAATGTCCTCTCTCACTATTTTTATCGATTTGAAGTTGCGATTCGTACATCCCTTATATTAGGGTTTATCGGTGGTGGAGGTTTAGGACAGCAGTTATTTAATCATTTTAGTAGTTTATACTATCAAGCGGTTGCCCTAGACATCTTAATGATTATGGCATTGGTTATATTAGTTGACTTTATTGGCGGATTTGTAAGGAAACGAGTGATATAA
- the phnC gene encoding phosphonate ABC transporter ATP-binding protein produces the protein MIRLQDVSVRYKGSKEDALKKLSLSFEKGEFVCVLGKSGAGKSTFIRCINGLQRPISGDVVIDKTSLSSLKEGNLRNVRQNIGMIFQHYHLIPRLSVLHNTLTGTFGKRPPWKNFLGIFTSGEKEKAYEALRAVELEDYHQRRVEALSGGQKQRVGIARALTQEPQIFLGDEPVASLDPSTASKIFQLLKKIHEERELVTIINVHDVQLAKRYATRVIAFKNGTLVFDGKPSELSDEVLDDIYTGYEGFK, from the coding sequence TTGATACGTTTACAAGATGTATCTGTAAGGTATAAAGGGTCAAAGGAGGATGCCTTAAAGAAACTATCCCTTTCCTTTGAAAAAGGAGAATTTGTTTGTGTGCTAGGAAAAAGTGGGGCAGGTAAATCAACGTTCATTCGTTGTATTAATGGATTGCAAAGGCCTATTTCTGGAGATGTAGTTATTGATAAAACTTCCCTATCCTCATTAAAAGAAGGAAACCTTCGGAATGTGCGTCAAAATATAGGAATGATATTTCAACATTATCACTTAATCCCTAGGCTTTCTGTTTTGCATAATACGTTAACAGGTACTTTTGGTAAACGACCTCCCTGGAAGAATTTTCTGGGGATTTTCACTTCTGGTGAAAAGGAAAAGGCGTATGAGGCATTAAGGGCAGTAGAGTTAGAGGATTATCATCAACGACGGGTAGAGGCATTAAGTGGTGGCCAGAAACAACGGGTTGGAATTGCCAGGGCGCTAACGCAGGAGCCGCAAATCTTTTTAGGAGATGAGCCTGTTGCAAGTCTTGATCCAAGTACAGCGAGTAAGATATTTCAGCTGTTAAAAAAGATTCATGAAGAAAGAGAATTAGTAACGATCATCAACGTTCATGATGTACAGCTAGCAAAACGATATGCAACGAGAGTTATTGCCTTTAAGAATGGTACACTTGTATTTGATGGAAAGCCATCTGAACTTTCAGATGAAGTACTTGATGATATCTATACTGGTTATGAGGGATTTAAATGA
- the phnD gene encoding phosphate/phosphite/phosphonate ABC transporter substrate-binding protein produces the protein MKKILVFVLAMLLFVTACGNEDTTDEATEPQDDVAVEREVLEVAVIPAQSIGEMETGLRKLEETLAEKLDREVKVDHYPNYNAVVEALNYEHIDLAYLGPVTYLVAHDQSGAQAILTQEIDGEPFYYSYMITHVDNPWDSLDELLEDVSEIEFAFGSISSTSGSVIPSYELMQRGVFEDEYENEFKTVRYTGSHDITAQQVASKQVGAGAIDSAIFNGLVREGAINADDYKIIWQSEQLYQYPWAVRASMTEEEIAEIQQAFISITDKEILDIFGGASAFVEADQAQYDYILEVAKKTGMLRLNE, from the coding sequence ATGAAAAAAATACTTGTATTTGTATTGGCAATGTTATTATTTGTAACTGCTTGTGGTAATGAAGACACAACAGATGAAGCAACTGAACCGCAAGACGATGTTGCAGTTGAACGTGAGGTGCTAGAAGTAGCAGTCATTCCGGCTCAATCAATAGGAGAAATGGAAACAGGCTTAAGGAAATTAGAAGAAACGTTAGCTGAGAAGCTTGATCGAGAAGTGAAAGTAGACCATTATCCTAACTATAATGCAGTTGTTGAGGCATTAAATTATGAACACATTGATTTAGCGTATTTAGGACCAGTAACGTATTTAGTGGCTCATGACCAAAGTGGGGCACAAGCAATCTTAACTCAAGAAATTGATGGTGAGCCGTTCTATTATTCATACATGATTACGCATGTAGATAACCCTTGGGATTCGTTAGATGAATTATTAGAAGATGTTTCTGAAATTGAATTTGCTTTTGGTAGTATTTCATCAACTTCTGGATCTGTTATTCCAAGCTATGAATTAATGCAGCGTGGAGTGTTTGAAGATGAGTATGAAAACGAATTTAAAACTGTGCGTTACACAGGTTCACATGATATTACTGCTCAACAAGTAGCGAGTAAGCAAGTGGGTGCGGGAGCAATTGATAGTGCCATTTTTAATGGATTAGTTAGAGAAGGCGCAATTAATGCAGATGATTATAAAATCATTTGGCAATCAGAGCAATTATATCAATATCCGTGGGCAGTCAGAGCGAGCATGACAGAAGAGGAAATTGCAGAAATTCAACAAGCTTTCATTAGTATTACAGACAAAGAAATCTTAGATATCTTTGGTGGAGCATCTGCATTTGTTGAAGCGGACCAAGCTCAATATGATTATATTTTAGAAGTAGCAAAAAAAACTGGCATGCTGAGATTGAATGAATAG
- the selD gene encoding selenide, water dikinase SelD yields MDKREEIRLTAMSTKAGUGCKIGPEDLAQVLCHLPPQTDDPNLLVGLDTSDDAGAYRITDDIALIQTVDYFTPVVDDPYMFGQIAAANALSDVYAMGGVPKTVMNIVGFPITKLPKKMLADILCGAADKVKESGAIIVGGHSIDDQEPKFGLSVTGIAHPDRIFKNVGAKPGDVLVLTKPIGVGILTTGIKREAVTEEQEKAVTTTMATLNKVAAETLEKYNPTAVTDVTGFGLLGHGYEMARGSEASFVFFKDNVPLLDGTIELAEQGIIPGGSKANERWLKDVIEYGDTVSEVYQSILCDAITSGGLLISIDKSEAEQYVTDMHKLGASDTTIVGEVIEKKDKCIYVK; encoded by the coding sequence ATGGACAAGCGAGAAGAAATAAGATTAACAGCAATGTCAACAAAAGCTGGCTGAGGATGCAAAATTGGTCCTGAAGACCTGGCACAAGTTTTGTGTCATTTACCCCCTCAAACAGATGACCCTAACCTATTGGTTGGATTAGATACATCAGATGATGCAGGAGCTTATCGTATTACAGATGATATTGCCCTTATACAAACTGTCGATTACTTTACACCTGTAGTAGATGACCCATATATGTTCGGTCAAATTGCCGCAGCTAACGCACTAAGTGACGTTTATGCAATGGGTGGCGTCCCAAAAACAGTGATGAATATCGTTGGCTTCCCAATAACTAAATTACCGAAAAAAATGTTAGCAGACATCTTATGTGGAGCAGCAGATAAGGTAAAAGAATCTGGAGCAATTATCGTTGGTGGACATTCAATCGATGACCAAGAGCCTAAATTTGGTCTATCTGTGACTGGTATAGCTCACCCCGATAGAATCTTCAAAAACGTCGGTGCAAAACCAGGAGATGTTCTTGTCTTAACGAAACCAATTGGTGTAGGTATTTTAACAACTGGAATCAAACGAGAAGCAGTAACAGAAGAGCAAGAAAAAGCTGTTACAACAACAATGGCAACATTAAACAAGGTTGCGGCTGAAACCCTTGAGAAATACAATCCTACAGCTGTAACAGACGTAACAGGCTTTGGATTATTAGGTCATGGGTACGAAATGGCTCGAGGAAGTGAAGCAAGTTTTGTTTTTTTCAAAGATAATGTCCCTCTTCTTGATGGTACGATTGAATTAGCTGAGCAAGGTATTATCCCTGGTGGCTCAAAAGCTAACGAACGCTGGTTAAAAGACGTAATTGAATACGGAGATACTGTTTCAGAAGTGTATCAAAGCATACTATGTGACGCTATTACTTCTGGAGGATTATTAATCAGTATCGACAAATCGGAAGCAGAACAATATGTGACTGATATGCACAAGCTAGGTGCTTCTGATACAACAATCGTCGGAGAAGTTATTGAGAAAAAAGATAAATGTATTTACGTAAAATAA
- a CDS encoding HD domain-containing protein encodes MNKEQVVRDTIHFVKELMSKEGSGHDWYHVERVMKLAQTLANEEGADPFICTMTSLLHDVADDKICKDVEAEKQRIHDWLTQHQLINDDHSHIISIIENMSFSKGTTQLPTLEGRIVQDADRLDAIGAIGIARCFVYSGYKGQLIYDPSIKVRTEMTKEQYRNEESTAINHFYEKLLKLKELMNTNAGKRVAEERHSFMEAYLEQFALEWQGKR; translated from the coding sequence ATGAACAAAGAACAGGTAGTAAGAGATACAATTCATTTTGTTAAGGAATTAATGAGTAAAGAGGGCAGTGGTCATGATTGGTACCATGTGGAGAGGGTTATGAAGCTTGCACAGACACTAGCTAATGAAGAAGGTGCTGATCCCTTTATTTGTACGATGACCTCTTTGTTACATGACGTAGCCGATGATAAAATCTGCAAGGATGTAGAAGCTGAAAAACAACGAATTCATGATTGGCTAACACAGCATCAGCTAATAAATGATGACCATTCGCATATTATCTCTATAATAGAGAACATGTCTTTTAGTAAAGGGACTACGCAATTGCCTACACTTGAGGGAAGGATCGTGCAAGATGCTGACAGACTTGATGCGATTGGGGCAATAGGAATTGCTCGTTGCTTTGTTTATTCAGGCTATAAAGGTCAATTAATATATGACCCTTCAATTAAAGTACGTACGGAAATGACAAAAGAGCAGTATCGAAATGAAGAAAGTACTGCAATTAATCATTTTTATGAAAAACTTCTTAAACTAAAAGAGTTAATGAATACGAATGCAGGCAAGAGGGTCGCTGAGGAAAGGCATTCTTTCATGGAGGCGTATCTTGAGCAGTTCGCTCTTGAATGGCAAGGGAAACGATAA
- a CDS encoding DUF421 domain-containing protein — MFEFWTGAEDFPLYGFFIRAVIVYLYIFITVKVIGQRSMGTIDPLDFIFGVIIGDILGEPLHTGDLPLTGALISATVISTLHWGLCILALYTPRFRRVIEDEPIVLIEKGEILEKELKKAKITTESLMMDMRLKDASDLNEVDYAVLEMNGQISVIKKSKNQSLTPSDMKIPTPPKGYPTVLIQDGHIIEANLNKVGTLEWLQEQVMKLGCRNATEVFLLTMDEGGQMYISRK, encoded by the coding sequence ATGTTTGAGTTTTGGACTGGTGCAGAGGATTTTCCCCTCTATGGTTTTTTCATACGAGCAGTAATTGTATACCTATATATTTTTATTACAGTAAAAGTAATTGGCCAACGTTCGATGGGTACAATTGATCCTCTTGACTTTATTTTTGGAGTTATTATTGGTGATATTTTAGGTGAGCCGCTGCACACAGGCGATTTACCGTTAACTGGAGCGTTGATTTCTGCAACTGTGATTAGTACGTTACATTGGGGTTTATGTATTCTTGCGCTATATACCCCAAGATTCCGTCGTGTAATTGAGGATGAACCGATTGTTTTAATAGAGAAGGGTGAAATTTTAGAAAAGGAACTGAAGAAAGCTAAAATTACAACAGAGTCTTTAATGATGGATATGAGGTTAAAGGATGCTTCTGATTTAAATGAAGTCGATTATGCTGTATTAGAGATGAATGGTCAAATTAGTGTCATTAAAAAGAGTAAGAATCAATCACTTACTCCAAGTGACATGAAGATTCCAACACCTCCTAAGGGGTATCCTACAGTATTGATTCAAGATGGTCATATTATTGAAGCTAATCTCAATAAGGTAGGTACGTTAGAATGGCTACAAGAACAAGTAATGAAGCTAGGCTGTAGAAATGCAACAGAGGTTTTTCTGCTTACAATGGATGAAGGCGGACAAATGTATATAAGTAGAAAGTAA
- a CDS encoding small acid-soluble spore protein P: MAEHNSYKDIRKNAPKGENPGQPAPMKGSKKVKKGNHVSQTGGES; encoded by the coding sequence ATGGCAGAGCACAATTCCTATAAAGACATTCGTAAAAATGCACCAAAGGGAGAAAACCCAGGACAACCAGCTCCAATGAAGGGCTCAAAAAAAGTAAAAAAAGGCAACCATGTTAGCCAAACAGGCGGCGAAAGCTAA
- a CDS encoding FbpB family small basic protein, translating into MRRVRKLTFEELVKENKKQLMNDKEALERIEVRWEERRAEGQ; encoded by the coding sequence ATGAGAAGAGTCAGAAAATTAACATTTGAGGAACTAGTGAAAGAAAACAAAAAACAACTTATGAATGATAAGGAAGCTTTAGAGAGAATCGAAGTACGCTGGGAAGAAAGAAGAGCAGAAGGTCAATAA
- the selA gene encoding L-seryl-tRNA(Sec) selenium transferase, with translation MKEYLRKLPPIHELQQTEAFKQLATELSTEKLTEWLQEGVDLIRNQLIKGTWQGELSEKDLQDSVLSYTKTKMEHFQSYKLERIINATGTILHTNLGRARLSKKAVEQVIMAASNYSNLEYNISTGKRGSRHDLIEEVIQEVTGAEAAMVVNNNAAAVYLILKAFAKEKEVIVSRGQLVEIGGSFRVSSIMEESGASLVEVGTTNKTHLKDYKEAITEHTAMIMKVHTSNFKTIGFTAEVSVDDLAGVIKEEENVILYEDLGSGAIYDFRQHHIGEEPTVKEVLDKGVDIVSFSGDKLLGGPQAGIIAGKKELINQLKKHQLARVLRVDKMTLAALEATIKLYVIGEDAIKGIPTVASILDNVHAVKEKAKSFINGITNKIWDLHLVEGTSKIGGGTMPDVEVPTYLVQIKHENKHAQKTADILRLGSPSIVCRLKDDAILLDFRTIHLDELEELVKVFNDFH, from the coding sequence ATGAAAGAATATTTAAGGAAGTTACCTCCAATTCATGAATTACAGCAAACAGAAGCTTTTAAACAATTGGCAACTGAGCTATCTACTGAAAAACTCACAGAATGGCTTCAAGAAGGAGTCGATTTGATTAGAAATCAACTCATAAAAGGGACTTGGCAAGGAGAATTGTCAGAAAAGGATTTACAAGACAGTGTCCTATCATACACAAAAACAAAAATGGAGCATTTTCAATCGTACAAGCTCGAGCGAATTATTAATGCTACCGGTACGATTCTACATACGAATTTAGGTCGAGCTAGGTTAAGTAAGAAGGCTGTCGAACAGGTCATTATGGCTGCTTCAAATTATTCTAATTTAGAGTACAACATATCTACTGGAAAAAGAGGCTCCCGTCATGATTTAATTGAGGAAGTTATTCAAGAGGTTACCGGAGCTGAGGCTGCGATGGTCGTTAATAATAATGCAGCTGCAGTATATTTAATTTTAAAAGCATTTGCTAAAGAAAAAGAAGTGATCGTATCAAGGGGGCAACTAGTAGAGATCGGTGGCTCGTTTCGAGTTTCATCAATTATGGAAGAGAGTGGAGCTTCATTAGTTGAGGTTGGGACAACAAATAAAACCCACTTAAAAGATTATAAAGAAGCTATCACGGAACATACTGCCATGATTATGAAAGTCCATACGAGTAATTTTAAAACGATTGGATTTACTGCCGAAGTATCGGTTGATGATTTAGCAGGTGTAATAAAAGAGGAAGAAAATGTAATTTTATATGAAGATTTAGGAAGTGGCGCTATCTATGATTTTCGCCAACATCACATCGGAGAGGAACCAACTGTAAAAGAGGTTCTCGATAAAGGTGTAGACATTGTTTCTTTTAGTGGGGACAAGTTATTAGGCGGACCTCAAGCTGGGATTATCGCTGGGAAAAAAGAACTTATCAATCAATTGAAAAAGCACCAGCTAGCAAGAGTATTACGAGTAGATAAAATGACATTAGCAGCCTTAGAAGCCACGATAAAACTATATGTAATTGGTGAAGACGCAATAAAAGGAATACCAACTGTAGCTTCGATATTAGACAATGTTCACGCAGTTAAAGAGAAAGCAAAGAGTTTCATCAATGGTATAACGAATAAAATATGGGATTTACACCTTGTAGAAGGCACTTCAAAAATTGGTGGAGGTACAATGCCAGACGTTGAAGTTCCGACATACCTTGTTCAAATTAAGCATGAAAACAAACATGCTCAAAAAACAGCTGATATACTAAGGTTAGGAAGCCCTTCAATTGTTTGTCGTCTAAAAGATGACGCAATCTTACTAGATTTTCGTACTATCCATCTAGATGAACTAGAGGAGTTAGTTAAGGTGTTTAATGATTTTCATTAA
- the sspO gene encoding small acid-soluble spore protein O has translation MTKKHSNHVIPGMNQAKGQGKGAGYRSQFNQEMANEPLTEEQRQFNKKTKKRQ, from the coding sequence TTGACGAAAAAACATTCTAATCATGTTATCCCTGGAATGAACCAAGCAAAAGGACAAGGTAAAGGAGCTGGTTATCGCTCTCAATTTAACCAGGAGATGGCGAACGAGCCACTAACTGAAGAACAACGTCAATTTAATAAGAAAACAAAGAAAAGACAGTAA
- a CDS encoding acid-soluble spore protein N, whose translation MAKSKHAFDKFRPNHLGTQPRASNSNNGKKMNTKGNQQPDYVPPKG comes from the coding sequence ATGGCTAAATCAAAGCATGCATTTGACAAATTTCGACCAAATCACTTAGGGACACAACCTAGAGCGTCTAATTCAAACAATGGTAAAAAGATGAATACAAAGGGGAACCAACAACCGGATTATGTTCCTCCAAAAGGATAA
- a CDS encoding Rdx family protein yields the protein MSFKMSVEFCMMUNYAPKAASFAEELFNHFRGEISQLDLVTSKGGAFEVTVNGEKIYSKLDTGSFPLTEDIIEKMERMRS from the coding sequence ATGAGTTTTAAAATGTCTGTTGAATTTTGCATGATGTGAAACTATGCACCAAAAGCCGCAAGTTTTGCGGAAGAGCTATTTAACCATTTTCGTGGTGAGATTTCTCAACTTGACCTAGTAACAAGTAAGGGTGGTGCCTTTGAGGTTACTGTTAATGGTGAGAAGATTTATTCTAAGCTAGACACTGGTTCATTCCCTCTGACAGAGGATATTATAGAAAAAATGGAACGTATGAGAAGTTGA
- a CDS encoding DUF1657 domain-containing protein, with protein MTVQTQMQQAIASAQSVQASLSQFSLETQNQQAQQLFQQLAEQQKGIVTQLEGRYQQVLQEEPQFNQNQ; from the coding sequence ATGACTGTACAAACTCAAATGCAACAGGCAATTGCGTCTGCGCAAAGCGTTCAAGCTAGCTTATCACAGTTTTCATTAGAAACACAAAACCAACAGGCTCAACAACTTTTCCAACAACTTGCTGAGCAGCAGAAAGGGATTGTGACGCAACTAGAAGGAAGATATCAGCAAGTTCTACAAGAGGAACCGCAGTTCAATCAAAATCAATAA